The sequence below is a genomic window from Methanotorris formicicus Mc-S-70.
ATTAAATACTAAATTTATAAAAATAAAAAATATAAAAACAAAATCTTATCACATATGCAAATTATTATATAATATTTTGAGGGAAAATCATGGAAATTGGGCTCACAATAATGGCTGAGAACAAAATAGGAGTGCTGCATAAACTTACTGGCATTATTTTAGAGTTCAATGGAAATATAACATATACGCAACAGTTCATAAAAGATGACGATACTGGATTAATATATATGGAGATTGAAGGAATTGGGGATAAAGAAGGACTTTTAAAAAAGATAAAGGAGTGTAATTTTGTTAAAAATGTGGAAATACATAAAACCCTAAAAATGATTTACGGTAAAAGAGTGATAATCGTTGGTGGAGGAGCACAGGTAGCACAAGTTGCACAAGGGGCTATAAGCGAGGCGGATAGGCACAACATAAGGGGAGAAAGAATAAGTGTGGATACTATGCCAATTGTGGGTGAGGGAAATTTAAGTGATGCAGTTCTTGCAGTTGAAAAACTACCGAGGGCTGCAATTTTAGTACTTGCTGGCTCGTTGATGGGTGGTGAGATAACAAAGGCAGTTGAGGAGTTAAAGAAAAAAACAGGCATTCCAGTGATTAGTTTGAAGATGTTTGGAAGTGCACCTAAAGTTGCTGATTTAATTGTGAGTGACCCTGTTCAGGCCGGGGTTTTGGCAGTTATGGCTATAGCAGATACTGCAAAATTTGATATAAATAAAGTTAGAGGGAGAGTCCTGTAAGTAAATAAAAGTAGAAAAAAGTATTTATGTATAATCTTGTGTGAAATTGCCAAACCATTTGTTGTACAACTTCATATATACACCATTTTTCTCCATTTCAAATAATGCTGCGTTAATGGCATCAAGAAGGGCTTTGTTATCTTTATTTATTACTATTCCATAATATTCACTTGTCAATCTACGGCCAACTTTTTTGAAGGGGGATTTTTCTTTTGTAAAACCTTTAACTAAAATTTCATCGTATATTATGGCATCTATACTCCCATTTTTTAAATCATTAAACATTTTATCTGCATTTTTATATCCAACAATAGTTAAGGGGGCGCTTTTTGAAATAGATATTGCTATATCTTCGCATGTTGTACCCTCTAAAACCCCAATCTTTTTGCTTTTCAAATCAGCACCATTGTTTATTTGACTGTCATTTCTTACAATAATAACTTGTCCTGTTTCAAAGTAAGGTCTTGAGAATGAAACTTCCTGCTTTCTTTTTTGAGTTATTGTTATAGCGGACACTGCACAATCTATTTCATTTGCTTTTATTGACGGT
It includes:
- a CDS encoding DUF5612 domain-containing protein, with the protein product MEIGLTIMAENKIGVLHKLTGIILEFNGNITYTQQFIKDDDTGLIYMEIEGIGDKEGLLKKIKECNFVKNVEIHKTLKMIYGKRVIIVGGGAQVAQVAQGAISEADRHNIRGERISVDTMPIVGEGNLSDAVLAVEKLPRAAILVLAGSLMGGEITKAVEELKKKTGIPVISLKMFGSAPKVADLIVSDPVQAGVLAVMAIADTAKFDINKVRGRVL
- a CDS encoding ABC transporter substrate-binding protein — translated: MKRNFCLMLILFVVICGCLENNPHEREIKTIKPGVLTIGVINSNAPPFVFEKDGKLTGFDIELITEISKYLGLKPEFKRYYFHMLIPSIKANEIDCAVSAITITQKRKQEVSFSRPYFETGQVIIVRNDSQINNGADLKSKKIGVLEGTTCEDIAISISKSAPLTIVGYKNADKMFNDLKNGSIDAIIYDEILVKGFTKEKSPFKKVGRRLTSEYYGIVINKDNKALLDAINAALFEMEKNGVYMKLYNKWFGNFTQDYT